A single Saccopteryx bilineata isolate mSacBil1 chromosome 9, mSacBil1_pri_phased_curated, whole genome shotgun sequence DNA region contains:
- the CHST8 gene encoding carbohydrate sulfotransferase 8, with amino-acid sequence MTLRAGTMRLACMFSSILLFGAAGLLLFISLQDSTELAPRQVPGVKFNIRLQQPHNDFPPGSSQDGGFKAPTERLTQDLSSQASRGLHLPAPDQPQAHLNMGARLRPRQRRRRLLIKKMPAAAAIPANSSAGTFVWPAARAPDGHWVILHQRQQERKRVMWEACAKYRSSSSRRAVTPRHVSRIFVEDRHRVLYCEVPKAGCSNWKRVLMVLAGRASSTTDIQHNTVHYGSALRRLDTFDRQGILRRLGTYTKMLFVREPFERLVSAFRDKFEHPNSYYHPVFGKAILARYRANASREALRTGSGVRFSEFMQYLLDVHRPVGMDIHWDHVSRLCSPCLIDYDFVGKFESMEDDANFFLSLIHAPQNLTFPRFKDRHSQEARTTARITHQYFAQLSALQRQRAYDFYYMDYLMFNYSKPFADLY; translated from the exons GAGTAAAGTTCAACATCAGGCTGCAGCAGCCCCACAAT GACTTCCCACCAGGCAGTTCCCAGGATGGTGGCTTTAAGGCACCCACGGAGAGGCTCACCCAAGACTTGTCCAGCCAGGCATCGAGAGGCCTCCACCTGCCGGCGCCTGACCAGCCTCAAGCCCACCTAAACATGGGCGCCCGTCTGCGGCCCCGGCAGCGCCGCAGGCGGCTGCTAATCAAGAAAATGCCCGCTGCAGCGGCTATCCCGGCCAACAGCTCGGCTGGTACTTTTGTCTGGCCAGCAGCCAGGGCGCCGGACGGCCACTGGGTCATCCTGCACCAGAGGCAGCAGGAGCGCAAGCGGGTGATGTGGGAGGCGTGCGCCAAGTACCGCTCAAGCAGCAGCCGCAGGGCCGTCACGCCCCGCCACGTGTCCCGCATCTTCGTGGAGGACCGCCACCGTGTGCTGTACTGCGAGGTTCCCAAAGCAGGCTGCTCCAACTGGAAGCGAGTGCTCATGGTGCTGGCCGGGCGGGCCTCGTCCACCACCGACATCCAGCACAACACCGTCCACTACGGCAGCGCCCTGAGGCGCCTGGACACCTTCGACCGCCAGGGCATCCTGCGCCGCCTCGGCACCTACACCAAGATGCTGTTCGTCCGCGAGCCGTTCGAGAGGCTGGTCTCCGCCTTCCGCGACAAGTTTGAGCACCCCAATAGCTACTATCACCCTGTCTTCGGCAAGGCCATCCTGGCCCGGTACCGGGCCAACGCCTCTCGGGAGGCCCTGCGGACCGGCTCCGGCGTGCGCTTCTCCGAGTTCATGCAGTACCTGCTGGATGTGCACCGGCCGGTGGGCATGGATATCCACTGGGACCATGTCAGCCGGCTCTGCAGCCCCTGCCTCATCGACTATGACTTTGTGGGCAAGTTTGAAAGCATGGAGGACGATGCCAACTTCTTCCTGAGCCTCATCCATGCGCCGCAGAACCTGACCTTCCCACGGTTCAAGGACCGGCACTCGCAGGAGGCGCGGACTACAGCGCGGATCACCCACCAGTACTTCGCGCAGCTGTCGGCCCTGCAGCGGCAACGCGCCTACGACTTCTACTACATGGACTATCTGATGTTCAACTACTCAAAGCCCTTTGCGGACCTCTACTGA